One genomic region from Desulfatirhabdium butyrativorans DSM 18734 encodes:
- a CDS encoding class I SAM-dependent methyltransferase, translating into MTNQNNEVFENTQKAHFDQFFEKINLSDNTALTIEFSTLLEFIGDLKGKRILDLGCGLGRNGLQLAKYANEVIGYDISDIAISKANQYAKQLGINNFHAELNNFSDVDDACFDVILCVNMLHHCASPPQVLNTIRKALCVGGQLIVMENNPLNPLFPSFFFFIGQFKAHCTKQYFMVNRFSLVKQINTTGMSVKQIQRYGFLPTMLYNYSLKFKVFNEVMNRVPILNELTAFYLIKAEKHISNESVVSPRRNKGIQ; encoded by the coding sequence ATGACTAATCAGAATAATGAAGTGTTTGAAAATACGCAGAAAGCCCATTTTGATCAATTCTTTGAAAAGATAAATCTTTCGGATAATACAGCTCTTACAATTGAATTTTCAACATTACTCGAATTTATAGGTGATTTGAAGGGCAAGCGTATTCTAGACCTTGGTTGTGGATTGGGCCGTAATGGCCTCCAATTAGCAAAATATGCTAACGAAGTTATCGGATACGATATTTCGGATATTGCCATCTCAAAGGCGAACCAATATGCGAAGCAACTTGGTATCAACAACTTTCATGCTGAGTTGAATAATTTTTCCGATGTTGATGATGCATGTTTTGATGTGATTCTGTGTGTGAATATGCTTCATCATTGTGCTTCCCCTCCCCAAGTTTTAAATACGATTAGAAAAGCCCTTTGTGTAGGCGGCCAGTTGATTGTCATGGAGAACAATCCTCTAAACCCATTGTTTCCTTCATTTTTCTTTTTTATTGGTCAATTTAAGGCTCATTGTACAAAGCAGTATTTTATGGTGAATAGATTTTCACTGGTTAAACAGATAAACACTACAGGGATGTCTGTAAAACAAATTCAAAGATATGGTTTTTTGCCTACAATGCTTTACAATTACAGCCTGAAATTCAAAGTTTTCAATGAAGTTATGAATCGAGTTCCGATCCTTAATGAATTAACTGCATTCTATTTGATTAAAGCAGAAAAGCACATATCTAATGAGAGTGTTGTCAGCCCAAGGCGAAATAAAGGAATTCAATGA
- a CDS encoding ParB/RepB/Spo0J family partition protein encodes MDYEKGQLYQIPLQDLQADPNQPRKFMDPQALEDLAASIRAHGVLTPILFRVAPAPAGSAPETPPTHFIVAGERRFEAAKKAGLTEIPAILVDGNTGEIALVENLLRQDLTSVEEAEALDRLMKEESYTQEQLGVIIGKARTTVNEILSLNRLPQEIRDECRSNPAVTRKALINIARKKQTRGMLTAWKKLKEKMAKEESGQKGQKKSRPATTPSDLKDWVDKTNEKLAAIDPSAWSDAEKTDFAVSLTELKKTILTLVKK; translated from the coding sequence ATGGATTACGAAAAAGGTCAGCTCTATCAAATCCCCCTGCAAGACTTGCAGGCAGACCCCAATCAGCCGCGGAAATTCATGGACCCGCAGGCGCTGGAAGACCTGGCCGCATCCATCCGTGCACATGGAGTTCTGACGCCCATCCTGTTTCGCGTGGCGCCCGCGCCGGCGGGATCTGCCCCCGAAACACCGCCGACACATTTCATCGTGGCCGGTGAGCGACGCTTTGAAGCGGCCAAAAAGGCGGGGCTTACGGAAATTCCCGCCATCCTGGTGGATGGCAACACCGGTGAAATCGCCCTGGTGGAGAATCTGCTGCGGCAGGACCTGACGTCCGTGGAGGAAGCCGAGGCGCTGGATCGCCTCATGAAGGAGGAATCCTACACCCAGGAGCAGTTGGGGGTCATCATCGGCAAGGCCCGCACCACGGTCAACGAAATTCTATCGCTGAACCGCCTTCCCCAGGAGATTCGGGATGAGTGCCGAAGCAACCCGGCGGTGACGCGAAAGGCGCTCATCAATATCGCACGCAAGAAGCAAACGCGGGGCATGCTGACTGCATGGAAAAAGCTCAAGGAAAAGATGGCGAAGGAAGAAAGCGGGCAAAAGGGCCAAAAGAAATCCAGGCCCGCCACAACCCCATCCGATCTGAAAGACTGGGTTGATAAGACGAACGAGAAACTTGCCGCCATTGACCCATCGGCCTGGTCAGATGCCGAAAAAACGGACTTTGCCGTCTCCCTCACCGAGCTGAAGAAAACCATCCTGACACTGGTCAAAAAGTGA
- a CDS encoding DUF268 domain-containing protein: MRTFLLYINALFPFLYPMKHLISGKVFFGFYRYLIDLIKYKNIDSSVHSEFPLRMKNTFPCLIDRYENAGNHERHYFWQDIWGARKVYQSGVKCHYDIGSRLDGFIAHCLPFCEIVMLDIRPLPIQVENLKFLQTNCMDMNQIPSDSIASLSSLHAIEHFGLGRYGDAVDPLGHLKAIKEMKRVVCVGGGVYIGVPIGRQRLEFNGHRIFDPVEIVRLFNGFDLIEFSVIDDNDLFYENVDMQQYRSLSYGCGLFHFRKL; the protein is encoded by the coding sequence ATGAGAACCTTCCTTTTATACATCAATGCATTGTTTCCATTTTTATATCCAATGAAGCATTTAATTTCAGGGAAAGTATTTTTCGGATTTTATCGCTATCTCATTGATCTAATAAAATATAAGAACATAGATTCATCTGTTCATAGCGAATTTCCGCTTCGTATGAAAAACACATTCCCTTGCCTTATTGACCGTTACGAAAATGCTGGAAATCATGAGAGACATTATTTCTGGCAGGACATTTGGGGAGCAAGAAAAGTTTATCAATCCGGTGTCAAATGTCACTATGATATCGGTAGCAGGCTGGATGGCTTCATTGCGCATTGTCTTCCATTTTGTGAAATCGTTATGCTGGATATCAGGCCGCTGCCAATACAGGTTGAAAACCTAAAATTTCTTCAGACAAATTGCATGGATATGAATCAAATACCAAGCGATTCCATTGCGTCGCTTTCTAGTTTGCATGCCATAGAACACTTTGGGTTGGGTCGTTATGGCGATGCGGTTGATCCATTGGGCCATCTAAAGGCTATCAAAGAAATGAAGAGAGTCGTTTGCGTTGGGGGGGGGGTATATATTGGAGTCCCAATAGGGCGTCAACGACTCGAGTTTAATGGGCATCGCATTTTTGACCCTGTGGAAATCGTTCGATTATTCAACGGATTCGATCTGATTGAGTTTTCTGTGATAGATGATAATGACTTATTTTATGAAAATGTTGATATGCAACAGTATCGGTCTCTTTCCTATGGCTGTGGTCTATTTCATTTTAGAAAGCTTTAG